A region of Pyxidicoccus parkwaysis DNA encodes the following proteins:
- a CDS encoding carboxypeptidase M32 — translation MDTWLLSRMQELRDLQGLIGLATWDQETYLPAKAGPARAHQLATLQGLHHERLVDPRLGEALAKAASQDSLSEDERAMVRVLSREREREVRVPSALVKALAEAQSSALHAWREARKAKSFAVFQPGLQRLVELRREQADAYGHGGERYDALLEGYEPGMRVERLTPVLTALREHLIPMVEKLAAAHRTVPRLFDGRRYDRDAQWAFTVRLLKDMGFDLEAGRQDLSIHPFTGGTHPLDVRLTTHLDESNPLSAITSTIHEAGHGLYEQGFAPEHYRTPLAASPSMGLHESQSRLWENIVGRSRPFWEHYFPVLRAAFPDALHGVDVDGFHRAVNEVRPSLIRVEADEVTYNLHIALRYELELLLVRDELPLSELPTAWNARMEKYLGVTPPDDARGVLQDIHWAWGELGYFPTYALGNLYAASLYRAAERALPDLSGHLRRGELLPLRDWLRANVHSQGFRLPAEELVRGVTGRGLTDADFLAYLREKYSALYGVSL, via the coding sequence ATGGATACCTGGCTGCTCTCCCGAATGCAGGAGCTCCGCGACCTCCAGGGCCTCATCGGCCTGGCCACCTGGGACCAGGAGACGTACCTGCCCGCCAAGGCGGGCCCCGCGCGCGCCCACCAACTCGCCACCCTCCAGGGCCTCCACCACGAGCGACTGGTGGACCCCCGGCTCGGCGAGGCCCTCGCGAAGGCCGCCTCCCAGGACAGCCTGTCGGAGGACGAGCGCGCCATGGTGCGGGTGCTCAGCCGCGAGCGGGAGCGCGAGGTGCGCGTGCCCTCCGCGCTGGTGAAGGCGCTGGCCGAGGCCCAGAGCAGCGCCCTCCACGCGTGGCGCGAGGCGCGCAAGGCGAAGAGCTTCGCCGTCTTCCAGCCCGGGCTGCAGCGGCTCGTGGAGCTGCGCCGCGAGCAGGCGGACGCCTACGGCCACGGCGGCGAGCGATACGACGCGCTGCTGGAAGGCTACGAGCCCGGCATGCGCGTGGAGCGGCTCACCCCGGTGCTGACGGCGCTGCGCGAGCACCTCATCCCCATGGTGGAGAAGCTCGCCGCCGCGCACCGCACCGTGCCCCGCCTCTTCGACGGGCGTCGCTATGACAGGGACGCGCAGTGGGCCTTCACCGTGCGGCTCCTGAAGGACATGGGCTTCGATTTGGAGGCGGGCCGGCAGGACCTCAGCATCCATCCCTTCACCGGTGGCACGCACCCGCTGGACGTGCGGCTCACCACGCACCTCGACGAGTCCAACCCGCTGTCCGCCATCACCAGCACCATCCACGAGGCGGGCCACGGCCTGTACGAGCAGGGCTTCGCGCCCGAGCACTACCGCACGCCCCTGGCCGCCTCGCCCTCCATGGGCCTCCACGAGTCACAGTCGCGGCTCTGGGAGAACATCGTCGGCCGCAGCCGTCCCTTCTGGGAGCACTACTTCCCCGTGCTGCGCGCCGCCTTCCCGGACGCGCTGCACGGCGTGGACGTGGACGGCTTCCACCGGGCCGTCAACGAGGTGCGCCCCTCGCTCATCCGGGTGGAGGCCGACGAGGTGACGTACAACCTCCACATCGCCCTGCGCTACGAGCTGGAGCTCTTGCTCGTGCGCGACGAATTGCCGCTGTCCGAGCTGCCCACCGCGTGGAACGCGCGCATGGAGAAGTACCTGGGCGTGACTCCGCCCGACGACGCGCGCGGCGTGCTCCAGGACATCCACTGGGCCTGGGGCGAGCTGGGCTACTTCCCGACGTATGCGCTGGGCAACCTCTACGCCGCGTCCCTCTACCGCGCCGCGGAGCGCGCGCTGCCGGACCTCTCCGGCCACCTGCGCCGGGGCGAATTGTTGCCGCTGCGCGACTGGCTGCGCGCCAACGTCCACAGCCAGGGCTTCCGCCTGCCCGCGGAGGAGCTGGTGCGCGGCGTGACGGGCAGGGGCCTCACCGACGCGGACTTCCTCGCGTACCTGCGCGAGAAGTACAGCGCGCTGTACGGCGTCTCGCTGTGA